The region TCGTTGTTATTGTGTGTAGGTGGTTATGTGGTCCTGGAGAGTCCTGTGCTTCCTGTAAATGAGGGGGATGAGGTCAATCTTCGTTGTTGGTATTACAGAACTCCCACCAGCTTCCCAGCATCCTTCTATAAAGATGGCGCTCTCATCGGGACCGCGGCTGCTGGTCACATGACCATTCCTTACGCGTCTAAGTCGGACGAAGGCCTCTATAAGTGCAACGTCGCCAGCCTGGGGGAATCTCCGGAGAGCCTGCTTGCTGTCAGAGGTGAGGAGATTTGATTAGTCATTACATCACCTGGTGGGCCGACGTCTTGCCTGTTCAAAATATCAAATACACCAGGTGAAACAACAGCTGATTTTAATACAgttgctttatttttattttatctgaaccactgtgccacaaatgtgtggggttttgtatgtgtttgttagtacatgcatttgtttgagtatctgtgtgcgcatgtctgtttttgtgtgcatgtatattgatgtgtgcacatgtctgcgtgtttgtctgtgtgtacatgtgtgtttacgtatgtttgtgtgtatgtgtgcgtaacatattttcttctttttctaaCTTGGTTCCAACTTAAGAGCCCGTCGTATCTGTGGGCAGAGTGATCTGCCATCTAGTGGTGATCTCTCTTTTCTGCATCTCTACCAGTTTAATGGTGCGGATTTGTCGACGCGACCTTGGaggtactacacacacacacacacacacacacacacacacacacacacacacacacacacacacacacacacacacacacacacacacacacaaagatacaaaTATATcttcacacacatatgcacagaaAAAGCGAAGACCCGTCACACACGGTCCATGCAAAAAGCAGGATGCTACGCTGGCCACACTCTTCCTGCCATAACTGTTGTTCTTACCTGGCCATATGTTGCTTCCCAGAGCATGAACCATCCAGTCCATCCTGTTGGGAAGCCAAGAGTTTGTACAGTAGCCAAGTTATGGCTGTCTGTGATTGTGGGAAAACTTGAACTCCCTGTTTGTTTTCAGTCAGGAAGTCAGGGTTCAGGAAGGCCATCTTCCACTAACCAGTAGATTAATTCCATAGGGGGAAAAGCTTTTATTGTGGGGAACAATATTGTCAGTGGAGTCCGTTCTGTTCATGTTGGCAGACGACTGACTTAAGAAAGGGCGTGTCCTGTTATTCACACTTGATCCAcacccagatgtgggccacttcaggcagtgatgcagcactgatggccttcttctggccctgacaaaatggatgtgagcctgaagtggcccacatgtataatagcaaatatggcccagatatgccaactcaaatgtgggccttttttttggcaaagatgcggtgctctcggcaacatgtaatctggatgtgagcctgaagtggcccgtgtggtaaatggtgaatatggcccaaatatcacaaaacaaacatgggccacctttggcaaatatgtggcacatgcggcattgctatggcttggttctggcccagatctggcaaaagggagcggaccgcccaagtgccatccttccacgcagtatgtgggctggatgaaagtgtcgggtgtgggacgggtccgggccacagcaattctgCTGTCTGGGCACTTGACCTCTTGGGCACTTGATAAGTGTGGTTAGTGTACGTCTACAAGTGTGTACCGTTTCTTTAATAAACCAGGCACAGTGCACTTAACGTGCATTTAATCTGCTCTTACGCTAAAAACCACTGTGGGGCGGTATTTAGCTAAGTGTGTGGCCCTTTATAAAGCACCATGTTGGTGACGGTGTGATGCCAAGCGCCCACGTGTTCTAAtcacatgtgtatatgtgtgaacaGGCCCTAATTGACTAGTTACAGGAGTAAATgccttattttgtttttgtttttttgtttttttgggggggggcacagaaagtttgtttttttctcttgccTTGTATAATATGTACAATAACACCCAAGCACAGGCTGTGTGAACTCAGACATTACGCTAACTTGCAGTTACTGATGTTGTCATTGTGGGATTTGTACCTCCCTTATTCTCTCCCCTGATGGTCGCTTCCCTTTCACATTTTACACTGTTACGGAGATTTATGAGCGAAAGGAAATGTTTAGTTTCATCTTATGGGTTCTTTGCAGTTTGGTGTTATTCATTGACTTGTGTTTAAGCTAATATCATTGGCTTAGACCTGACTGGAACCCCATGTTGAAATACTGCTACAACACTCGCACACATCCCaaggtgcagagagagagagagagagagagagagagagagagagagagagagagaataaattcAACTCTGTGTTTAACCTGATCACAGGGCCTGTGCTGTCACCCTCCAAAGGGACCGCCCTCGTTGGTAGAGGAGAACAGGTGCTGGATGATGATGGCAGTGATCATGTATTTGCTGGTGTTGCAGTCGAGCATTCCTTCTGACCTATGAACGTCTCGGCTCGGCCCACTACTGTGTGTATTTtgtaatatatataaaaaatttaaaaaaagaccaCCAGCTGGGGCCAGAGTATACTTGTCCAAGCTAATTCAGTACACTTTCTGTAGAAACGAAACggctaaaaaaacccaaaaaaaaacatgaatgaaGTTATTATGCATGTACATCTCCAGAATGTGTAGCTCTAAGGTGTGATAAACTAATAGAGGAAGTGTAACTGCCCCACAACAGGGCAGCGCAGCCACCATGTGACATGGCTTCGCAAATTCAAGTGTACATTTCAAGACAGGTATTTTACAGCTTACTCATCACTGCTATTGTTCTCTACAAGTGTATTTGTAACTTACACTTCACTGAAAATAAacacatttttattattatttttctatttatatatatttttatatatatattgtatattttatattaacAATAATGTATTTTTTaaataatataaaaataaaaatgtaatatatattttatgtatatttatataatttatatataaatatatatatcatatattattatatattattatactaTTACCATTGTCCTACAAGGTCTTACAAACAAcagcaatgatgatgatgatgatgatgatgataataataaaaaccgCTGGTTGCTTTAGTATCATCATCAGACTGCACACATATCTTCCATCTCTCCATATATCGATCCATCAGCCTATCTTCTACTCCATCCGTCTCTTGGTTCGAGCGGAGGCGGGGAGGTGAGGGCTGGTGTGGCTCCCTTATCaggcctgcctcagcctcagtgcCAGGCTTCTGCCCTCTTTTTGGCTTTGTGATGGTGAGTCTTCTGTTTTCATTCCCCAGACTGATTGTTGAACGAGCGTTCTCCCCTCAGCTGCTGCCAATGTGCTTTTGAGCAGCTAGCACACGGTGCCATTTGATGAATTGTGAAATAAATCTAATTCCATGGACCGTCGACCATTTTCCAGTGAATGTGCACATGTCTGTCATCCAAATATATCGACTTTCTGACGTTGTGGCAAGCCAACtgaaaaattcaattcaattcaatttactgtcattaaaaacaatgtgcaggcacgtgtgtAAAAACCAAATGAGGGACGCGGcgtcgccaaacagtgcaagacagacacagacaaacatggcaaACAGagtataatatatacacacatgaagactaaaagctaaagttaaaacaaaaaaaaggagcacgagtataaacatatttacagacattcagtgggtatccaggttcaggtgggctacagcttggggaaagaagctgtttttgagcctggtagtgcaggctctgaggcctctgtagcgcctcccagagcgcaggggggagaacagtttatgtttggggtgggtggggtttctgctgatgctgagaccccttcgaaggccgcgtttgtgataaatgtcttttatgggtaccggtgatatgccgggccgccttgacgacccgctgaagagctttctggtctactgaggtgcagctgccaaAAAATTATTTAAAATTAACCAGGCTGTTGGAAGCTCAGATAACAGCATgccatcactgtgtgtgtgtgtgtgtgtgtgtgtgtgtgtgtgtgtgtgtgtttgtgtgtgtgtgtgtgtgtgtgtgtgtgtgtgtgtgtgtgtgtgtgtgtgtgtgtgtgtgtgtgtgtgtgtgtgtgtgtgtgagagagagagagatggcctggcagcctgtccaggccccccccccccccccgcctgccgcccaatgactgctgggatctgctccagcgaccctgagagcaggataagcggataatGGAGGGAACAGATGGTTCTTGGCATCTGAGAGTGGAGGATCTgttctgaatcagttcatcttgttcACTTTAGAAGATAAAGGGTAATTTCATGGCCCACAGGCTACCCCTGCCCCTCATCTGACGAAGTAAACATGACTGTGGCAAGGCTCGGCCACAGCCTCGCCACTCTCCAGCACAGAGACGCGGACAAAGATGGCAGCTGAGGGCTCAACAGCCGGATTTGTTAAAACACGATTAAAACCACCAAGTTGAGACAAGTCGTCTATACAgcctgtgctgtactgtgctgtgctgtactgtgctgtgctgtgctgtgctgtactgtgctgtgctgtactgtactgtactgtactgtactgtgctgtgctgtactgtgctgtactgtactgtgctgtaatgtgctgtactgtactgtactgtactgtactgtactgtactgtgctgtgctgtgctgtgctgtactgtgctgtactgtgctgtgctgtactgtgctgtactgtactgtgctgtaatgtgctgtactgtactgtactgtactgtgctgtgctgtgctgtgctgtactgtgctgtgctgtactgtgctgtgctgtaactGTACGGGAGAGAGCTGTGCAGCTTCATGTCGcctcctctctccgtctctggcgCCTCTTCATGTGGCTGCAGATGCAGTCTGATCCGTCCTGAGTTCAGGAGGCTTACTCGATCCGTGGTGGGCTCTGCTGTTAATGAATCCACTGACTGAAAGAAAGTACGACATCTTTGTGAGCAAGTCAATTCAACTAACACAAGAGGGTTGACGTTTTGGAGCGATTCGTTTGCGAATCGCACATCACTGAAGGCTTTCTGCAACTACATTCCTGAGGAGCTCAAAGAGGTTTGTTTGGTGTAAGGAAAGGTATGTTACTGAAAACCACATTACTGAAACTTTGTAGAAAAGATGCAAGGGAGAAATACGCCGCAAAAGGTTAATTTAGGAGCAAATTGGAGTTACATCACTGACAGCAAATGGCTGTAGTTAATTTGGTTTTATAGGCCTATATGGGATTTTCAGGCTTTAAATCTGCATGATGGCATTAAACAAATTCACAACATATTTTTACCCAGCTGAAAGAGCACACCACTATGTGTTGGGTGCAAAGTTGTTAATATCAGAAACTGTGTCAGATTTAAGCTAAAGCTCATTAAATGTGGACTTGAACCCAAACAGCCTGATTCCAATGGTCAAATCAGTAGTTTAAAACGACCTCACCATTTTGTTTGACCTATAACAACGATAAAAATTTACATATATcaattaaaaatattttttaaatacttttttttctcaaaaaaa is a window of Lampris incognitus isolate fLamInc1 chromosome 9, fLamInc1.hap2, whole genome shotgun sequence DNA encoding:
- the LOC130118413 gene encoding low affinity immunoglobulin gamma Fc region receptor III-like isoform X2; amino-acid sequence: MKITPLCLLLVLVSLALTSNMLQVFKYDPLTLYCKEQDGNSSSSSGWSVGRSVITSRRVNWCGVDWGELEGSYCTIKRALPHDSGLYWCQSEAGEKSEAVHVSVTCGYVVLESPVLPVNEGDEVNLRCWYYRTPTSFPASFYKDGALIGTAAAGHMTIPYASKSDEGLYKCNVASLGESPESLLAVREPVVSVGRVICHLVVISLFCISTSLMVRICRRDLGGPVLSPSKGTALVGRGEQVLDDDGSDHVFAGVAVEHSF
- the LOC130118413 gene encoding low affinity immunoglobulin gamma Fc region receptor III-like isoform X1, with protein sequence MKITPLCLLLVLVVPGGPAEGKVSLALTSNMLQVFKYDPLTLYCKEQDGNSSSSSGWSVGRSVITSRRVNWCGVDWGELEGSYCTIKRALPHDSGLYWCQSEAGEKSEAVHVSVTCGYVVLESPVLPVNEGDEVNLRCWYYRTPTSFPASFYKDGALIGTAAAGHMTIPYASKSDEGLYKCNVASLGESPESLLAVREPVVSVGRVICHLVVISLFCISTSLMVRICRRDLGGPVLSPSKGTALVGRGEQVLDDDGSDHVFAGVAVEHSF